The following proteins come from a genomic window of Bradyrhizobium paxllaeri:
- a CDS encoding caspase family protein: MRRAILMLALLAAALWSEPSTAQPRSQLGPLCTTDTTPADQQINACNKIIALKVFSGEKPATIYFWRAVGWNKKGNYAQVIADASEAIRLHPSVAAYNLRGSAYYDKGQYAKAIADYDQAIKLGPPSAFSWQNRGISKQALGDLDGALADINEAIRLDPQLPQPLTSRSIIWRAKGNLDRAIADTTEAIRLAKAKAPVNIMTPPGSVLISAYSQRALSYEAKGDLNRAKQDYATVLEGQASDAGSKANQATAKVRLSLLSEVLPPPRNPAESQRSRADAAAPPAPAGAAPPSPAPVQQAPTASSRRVALVIGNGGYAHVRPLPNPSNDARSIAKSLRDIGFTVKEGIDLDRTAMQATIRDFLREAARAQIAVVYYAGHGIQVDGRNYLVPIDAQFQAGNRMTEAMMDMDTIMAGLDDQVRTNILILDACRNNPMAPKVVSAGEERGIEGGSGLAAPTTLGAGSTLGAGTLIAFATAPGQVALDGEGANSPFSAALSRHIGTPGLEVQQMLTRVRAEVVAATKGKQVPWSNSSLLGEVYLAEK, from the coding sequence ATGCGCCGCGCAATCCTGATGCTTGCCCTGCTCGCCGCCGCGCTGTGGTCCGAGCCATCAACAGCCCAGCCGCGCAGCCAGCTTGGGCCGCTCTGCACCACCGACACCACGCCGGCCGATCAGCAGATCAACGCCTGCAACAAGATCATCGCGCTGAAAGTGTTTTCCGGCGAGAAGCCCGCGACCATCTACTTCTGGCGCGCAGTCGGCTGGAACAAGAAGGGCAATTATGCGCAGGTGATCGCGGATGCGAGCGAGGCGATCCGCCTGCACCCCAGCGTCGCCGCCTACAATCTGCGCGGCTCGGCCTATTACGACAAGGGCCAATACGCCAAGGCGATCGCCGACTACGATCAAGCGATCAAGCTCGGTCCGCCCTCCGCCTTCTCCTGGCAGAACCGCGGCATATCCAAACAGGCACTCGGCGATCTCGATGGCGCGCTGGCCGACATAAATGAAGCGATCCGCCTCGATCCGCAACTGCCGCAGCCGTTGACCAGCCGTTCGATCATCTGGCGCGCCAAGGGTAATCTCGATCGCGCCATCGCCGACACCACCGAGGCGATCCGGCTGGCGAAGGCAAAAGCGCCGGTCAACATCATGACGCCGCCCGGCAGCGTGCTGATCTCGGCCTATAGCCAGCGCGCCCTCTCCTACGAGGCCAAGGGCGATCTCAACCGCGCGAAGCAGGATTACGCCACGGTGCTGGAAGGCCAGGCTTCCGATGCCGGCAGCAAGGCCAATCAGGCGACCGCGAAGGTTCGCCTGTCGCTGCTGTCGGAGGTGTTGCCGCCACCGAGAAATCCGGCAGAATCGCAGCGTTCGCGCGCTGACGCGGCGGCCCCGCCTGCGCCGGCCGGTGCGGCGCCCCCATCTCCCGCGCCCGTGCAACAAGCACCGACTGCGAGCAGCCGGCGCGTCGCGCTTGTGATCGGCAATGGCGGCTACGCGCATGTCAGACCGCTGCCCAATCCCTCGAATGACGCCCGCTCGATCGCCAAGAGCCTGCGCGACATCGGTTTCACCGTGAAGGAAGGCATCGATCTCGACCGCACCGCGATGCAGGCCACGATCCGCGATTTCCTGCGCGAGGCCGCGCGGGCGCAGATCGCGGTGGTCTACTATGCCGGCCACGGCATCCAGGTCGACGGCCGCAATTATCTGGTGCCGATCGACGCGCAGTTTCAGGCCGGCAATCGCATGACTGAAGCGATGATGGACATGGATACGATCATGGCCGGCCTCGACGACCAGGTCCGCACCAACATCCTGATCCTCGATGCCTGCCGCAACAATCCGATGGCACCGAAGGTGGTGTCCGCAGGTGAAGAGCGCGGCATCGAAGGCGGCTCGGGATTGGCCGCGCCGACGACGCTTGGCGCAGGTTCGACGCTCGGCGCGGGCACGCTGATCGCGTTTGCGACCGCCCCCGGGCAGGTCGCGCTCGACGGCGAAGGCGCCAACAGCCCGTTCTCGGCCGCGCTGTCACGCCATATCGGCACACCGGGACTGGAGGTGCAGCAGATGCTGACGCGGGTCCGCGCCGAAGTCGTCGCCGCGACCAAGGGCAAGCAGGTGCCGTGGTCGAATTCGTCGCTGCTGGGTGAAGTCTATCTGGCGGAGAAGTGA
- a CDS encoding branched-chain amino acid ABC transporter permease, whose translation MTTLFTILFDGVAYGMLLFVLACGLAVTLGLMNFVNLAHGAFAMAGGYICAVLVNNQGWPFFSALPLAFVSSALIGVALERTLYRHLYTRSHLDQVLFTIGLTFMSVAAVDYIMGSSRIFIKLPAALEGQFDFFGVGIGRYRLMIIVICGLLTVALQLILAKTRFGSRLRAAVDDPRAASGLGINVPQVFAFTFAFGCGLAGLGGALSAEILGLDPYFPLKFMIYFLIVVTVGGSSSITGPFLASLLLGIGDVAGKYYVPKMGPFVIYTIMIVILIWRPNGLFGRAAAR comes from the coding sequence ATGACCACGCTGTTCACCATCCTGTTCGACGGTGTTGCCTACGGCATGCTGCTGTTCGTGCTGGCCTGCGGGCTGGCGGTGACGCTCGGCCTGATGAATTTCGTCAATCTCGCCCATGGCGCGTTTGCCATGGCCGGGGGCTACATCTGCGCCGTGCTGGTCAACAACCAGGGCTGGCCGTTCTTTTCGGCGCTGCCGCTGGCATTTGTTTCGTCCGCGCTGATCGGCGTCGCGCTGGAGCGTACGCTCTATCGCCACCTCTACACCCGCAGCCATCTCGACCAGGTGCTGTTCACGATCGGCCTGACCTTCATGTCGGTGGCGGCGGTCGACTACATCATGGGATCGTCGCGGATCTTCATCAAGCTGCCGGCGGCGCTCGAAGGCCAGTTCGATTTCTTCGGCGTCGGCATCGGCCGCTATCGGCTGATGATCATCGTGATCTGCGGCCTGCTTACGGTGGCGCTGCAATTGATCCTGGCGAAGACCCGCTTTGGCAGCCGCCTGCGCGCGGCCGTTGACGATCCCCGTGCCGCCAGCGGCCTCGGCATCAACGTGCCGCAGGTCTTCGCCTTCACCTTTGCCTTCGGCTGCGGCCTTGCAGGGCTGGGCGGCGCGCTGAGCGCCGAAATCCTCGGGCTCGATCCGTATTTCCCGCTAAAATTCATGATCTACTTTTTGATCGTGGTCACCGTCGGTGGATCCTCCAGCATCACCGGGCCGTTTCTCGCCTCGCTACTGCTCGGCATCGGCGACGTTGCCGGCAAATATTATGTGCCGAAGATGGGCCCGTTCGTCATCTATACCATCATGATCGTGATCCTGATCTGGCGCCCGAACGGCCTGTTCGGCCGCGCCGCCGCGCGATGA
- a CDS encoding branched-chain amino acid ABC transporter permease — MTAVSDVSSHAIARARWHPAEIVFWVLALSCAFLFPSRYLIMTDILRLALFTLSLDLILGYAGIVSLGHAAFFGVGAYSAGLLALHGIINEPVIALVVAGLVAMVLGFLTSFLVIRGVDLTRLMVTLGIALLLEALAERFSNITGGTDGLQGIEMQPILGMFAFDMFGKTGFFYSLIVLFLLFLLARRIVNSPFGLSLRAIKNNPLRASAIGVPVNRRLIAIYTVAAFYAGIAGALFTQTTALASLDVFAFERSADLMLVLVIGGTGYLYGGLIGAVVFKMLQELFQTITPQYWLFWIGLVLVVMVLVGRERIHRWVLWGPNLIIRQVFGRKAGVAVPESETP, encoded by the coding sequence ATGACCGCTGTTTCCGACGTCTCCTCCCACGCCATCGCCCGCGCCCGCTGGCACCCGGCCGAGATCGTGTTCTGGGTTCTCGCGTTGTCCTGTGCGTTCCTGTTTCCGTCGCGCTATCTGATCATGACCGACATCTTGCGGCTGGCGTTGTTCACGCTGTCGCTCGATCTGATCCTTGGCTATGCGGGGATTGTTTCGCTCGGGCACGCGGCCTTCTTCGGCGTCGGCGCCTATTCCGCCGGGCTGCTGGCGCTGCATGGCATCATCAACGAGCCTGTCATCGCGCTGGTCGTCGCCGGCCTGGTCGCCATGGTGCTGGGCTTCCTCACCAGCTTCCTCGTCATCCGCGGCGTCGACCTGACGCGGCTGATGGTGACGCTCGGCATCGCGCTGCTGCTGGAGGCGCTGGCGGAACGGTTTTCGAACATCACCGGCGGCACCGATGGGCTGCAGGGCATCGAGATGCAGCCGATCCTCGGTATGTTTGCATTCGACATGTTCGGCAAGACGGGCTTCTTCTATTCGCTGATCGTGCTGTTCCTGCTGTTCCTGCTGGCGCGTCGGATCGTGAATTCGCCGTTCGGCCTGTCGCTGCGCGCGATCAAGAACAATCCGTTGCGGGCTTCCGCGATCGGTGTGCCCGTCAACCGCCGCCTGATCGCGATCTATACGGTGGCGGCGTTCTATGCCGGCATTGCCGGCGCACTGTTCACCCAGACCACGGCGCTGGCCTCGCTTGACGTGTTCGCCTTTGAGCGCTCGGCCGATCTGATGCTGGTGCTCGTGATCGGCGGTACCGGCTATCTCTACGGTGGGCTGATCGGTGCTGTCGTCTTCAAGATGCTGCAGGAACTGTTTCAGACCATCACGCCGCAATACTGGCTGTTCTGGATCGGGCTGGTGCTGGTGGTGATGGTGCTGGTCGGCCGCGAGCGCATTCATCGCTGGGTGCTTTGGGGGCCGAACCTCATTATCCGTCAGGTGTTCGGGCGCAAGGCCGGCGTCGCTGTTCCCGAAAGCGAGACGCCATGA
- a CDS encoding cobalamin-independent methionine synthase II family protein has protein sequence MQRTKPPFRADEVGSLLRPPRIKEARAKLEKGEITAEDLRKAEDLEIEKVVHRQASVGLKLATDGEFRRSWWHFDFLAKLTGCELFHPETGIQFAGVETRHDAVRVIGKLDFPDNHPMLDHFRFLKKQADTAHVTPKMTIPSPAVLHFRGGRKSISKEVYPDLEEFFLDLGKTYRKAVKAFYDAGCRYLQFDDTVWAYLCSQDELQKARDRGDNPDGLQEIYARVINYALADRPADMVVTTHVCRGNFRSTWISSGGYEPVAETMLAGTNYDGYFLEYDSDRAGGFEPLRYLPKGNKVVVVGVITSKFGELEKKDDIKRRLDEAAKFAPLEQLAVSPQCGFASTEEGNILSEEEQWAKLSLAVEVANEVWGK, from the coding sequence ATGCAGAGAACCAAGCCCCCGTTCCGCGCCGACGAGGTCGGCAGTCTGTTGCGGCCGCCGCGCATCAAGGAAGCGCGCGCCAAGCTGGAGAAGGGCGAGATCACAGCCGAGGACCTGCGCAAGGCCGAAGACCTCGAGATCGAGAAGGTCGTGCACCGGCAGGCCTCGGTCGGCCTGAAACTCGCGACCGACGGCGAATTCCGCCGCTCCTGGTGGCATTTCGATTTTCTCGCCAAGCTCACGGGCTGCGAGCTCTTCCACCCCGAAACCGGCATTCAGTTCGCGGGCGTCGAGACCCGCCATGACGCGGTCCGCGTCATCGGCAAGCTCGATTTTCCCGACAACCATCCGATGCTGGATCATTTCCGTTTCCTGAAGAAGCAGGCCGACACCGCGCACGTCACGCCGAAGATGACGATCCCGTCGCCGGCGGTGCTGCATTTCCGCGGCGGCCGCAAGTCGATCTCGAAGGAGGTCTATCCCGATCTGGAGGAATTCTTCCTCGATCTCGGCAAGACCTATCGCAAGGCGGTGAAGGCATTCTACGACGCCGGTTGCCGCTATTTGCAGTTCGACGATACCGTGTGGGCCTATCTCTGCTCGCAAGACGAATTGCAGAAGGCGCGCGACCGCGGCGATAATCCCGACGGCCTGCAGGAGATCTACGCGCGCGTCATCAACTACGCGCTGGCGGATCGGCCGGCCGACATGGTGGTGACCACGCATGTCTGCCGCGGCAATTTTCGCTCGACCTGGATCTCCTCCGGCGGCTACGAGCCGGTGGCCGAGACCATGCTGGCCGGCACCAATTACGACGGCTACTTCCTCGAATATGATTCCGACCGCGCCGGCGGCTTCGAGCCGCTGCGCTATTTGCCGAAGGGCAACAAGGTCGTGGTGGTCGGCGTCATTACCTCCAAGTTCGGCGAGCTCGAGAAGAAGGACGACATCAAGCGCCGCCTCGATGAGGCCGCCAAATTTGCTCCGCTCGAGCAGCTCGCGGTCTCGCCGCAATGCGGCTTTGCCTCGACCGAGGAGGGCAACATCCTGTCCGAGGAAGAGCAGTGGGCGAAGCTGAGCCTCGCGGTCGAGGTCGCGAATGAGGTTTGGGGGAAGTAA
- a CDS encoding ABC transporter substrate-binding protein — MSIRSQLLLAAGSVAAMLALAPAQAQETVKIGLILPMTGGQASTGKQIDNAVKLYMQQNGDTVAGKKIEVILKDDAAVPDNTKRLAQELIVNDKVNFIAGFGVTPAALAAAPLATQAKIPEIVMAAGTSIITERSPYIVRTSFTLAQSSTIIGDWAAKNGIKKVATLTSDYAPGNDALNFFKQNFTAGGGEIVEEVKVPLQNPDFAPFLQRMKDAKPDAVFVFVPAGQGGNFMKQYAERGLDKSGIKVIGPGDVMDDDLLNGMGDAALGTVTAHLYSAAHPSAANKEFVAAYKKAFGQRPGFMAVGGYDGIRLIYEALKKTGGKTDGDALIGAMKGAKWESPRGPISIDPETRDIVQNIYIRKVEKVDGELYNVEFATFEAVKDSGKTKK; from the coding sequence ATGTCTATTCGCAGTCAACTATTGCTGGCCGCAGGCTCGGTCGCCGCGATGCTGGCGCTTGCGCCGGCGCAGGCCCAGGAGACCGTCAAGATCGGCCTGATCCTGCCGATGACCGGCGGCCAGGCGTCGACCGGCAAGCAGATCGACAACGCTGTCAAGCTCTACATGCAGCAGAACGGCGATACCGTCGCCGGCAAGAAGATCGAGGTCATCCTCAAGGACGACGCCGCGGTTCCCGACAACACCAAGCGCCTCGCGCAGGAACTGATCGTCAACGACAAGGTCAATTTCATCGCTGGCTTCGGCGTGACGCCGGCGGCACTCGCGGCGGCGCCGCTGGCGACGCAGGCCAAGATTCCGGAAATCGTGATGGCGGCGGGCACCTCGATCATCACCGAGCGCTCGCCCTATATCGTCCGCACCTCCTTCACGCTGGCGCAGTCGTCCACCATCATCGGTGACTGGGCTGCCAAGAACGGCATCAAGAAGGTCGCAACGCTGACCTCCGACTACGCGCCGGGCAACGACGCCTTGAACTTCTTCAAGCAGAACTTCACGGCCGGTGGCGGCGAGATCGTGGAAGAGGTGAAGGTGCCGCTGCAAAACCCTGATTTCGCTCCGTTCTTGCAGCGCATGAAGGACGCCAAGCCTGACGCCGTGTTCGTGTTCGTGCCGGCAGGCCAGGGCGGCAACTTCATGAAGCAATATGCCGAGCGCGGGCTCGACAAGTCGGGCATCAAGGTGATCGGCCCCGGCGACGTGATGGACGACGATCTGCTCAATGGCATGGGCGACGCGGCGCTCGGCACGGTGACCGCACACCTCTATTCCGCCGCGCATCCCTCGGCGGCCAATAAGGAATTCGTCGCCGCCTACAAGAAGGCGTTCGGCCAGCGTCCCGGCTTCATGGCGGTCGGCGGCTATGACGGCATCCGCCTGATCTACGAGGCGCTGAAGAAGACCGGCGGCAAGACCGACGGCGATGCGCTGATCGGGGCGATGAAGGGCGCAAAGTGGGAAAGCCCGCGCGGCCCGATCTCGATCGATCCGGAAACCCGCGACATCGTGCAGAACATCTACATCCGCAAGGTCGAGAAGGTTGACGGCGAGCTCTACAACGTCGAATTCGCGACCTTCGAGGCGGTGAAGGATTCCGGCAAGACCAAGAAGTGA
- a CDS encoding uroporphyrinogen-III synthase: MADRLNGYRILILETREEAQFSRLLTEQGADVLQCPMFTIHDAPDPAPVEAWIRRSIEKPFDDIVLMTGEGLRRLMKVVRRIGAEQAFVASLGKARKFARGPKPGKALREIGLEPQMTTEKPTSEGIAEMLSRLDLSGHRLGLQLYPDKDHSVLIGKIKAQGADVDSVLPYAYDAQAADANIIAAIDEMAEGRIDAIALTNLGQIRRLMEVARAKGCEDRLREGLDRTPIASVGPAVSDELKSHGLRTDIYPAEDAFFMRPLISAMAAALGKNPPRAAARG; this comes from the coding sequence ATGGCTGACAGATTGAACGGGTACCGTATCCTGATCCTGGAAACGCGCGAGGAAGCGCAGTTTTCCCGCCTGCTCACCGAGCAGGGCGCCGACGTGCTGCAATGTCCGATGTTCACTATCCACGACGCGCCCGACCCGGCGCCGGTCGAAGCCTGGATCAGGCGGTCGATCGAAAAGCCCTTTGACGACATCGTGCTGATGACGGGCGAAGGCCTGCGCCGGCTGATGAAGGTGGTCCGGCGCATCGGTGCCGAACAGGCGTTCGTCGCCTCGCTCGGCAAGGCGCGCAAATTCGCCCGCGGGCCCAAGCCGGGCAAGGCGCTGCGCGAAATCGGGCTGGAGCCGCAGATGACGACGGAGAAGCCGACCTCCGAAGGCATCGCCGAAATGCTGTCGCGCCTCGACCTCAGCGGCCACCGCCTCGGCCTGCAACTTTACCCGGATAAGGATCACAGCGTCCTGATCGGCAAGATCAAGGCGCAAGGCGCCGACGTCGATAGCGTGCTGCCCTATGCCTATGACGCGCAGGCGGCCGACGCGAACATCATCGCCGCGATCGACGAGATGGCCGAAGGCCGCATCGACGCGATCGCGCTGACCAATCTCGGCCAGATCCGCCGCCTGATGGAAGTCGCGCGGGCGAAAGGTTGCGAGGATCGGTTACGCGAAGGGCTCGATCGCACGCCGATCGCTTCCGTCGGACCTGCGGTATCGGATGAACTCAAGTCTCACGGCCTGCGCACCGATATCTATCCGGCCGAGGATGCCTTCTTCATGCGACCGCTGATCTCGGCGATGGCGGCGGCGCTCGGCAAGAATCCGCCGCGCGCGGCAGCGAGAGGCTGA
- a CDS encoding ABC transporter ATP-binding protein, with translation MTIALETRGLEKSFGGLRVTRDLSLKVEQGARHALIGPNGAGKTTVINLLTGVLKPNAGQILLEGNDITNLAVHKRVLRGLSRTFQINQLYADLTPLETIGLAVSERLGRGGDWWRRMGTRNDVNEEIAETLGRFHLLDVMNEPTATLPYGKQRLLEIALAIATKPRVLLLDEPAAGVPESERHDILAAVAALPRDVTVLLIEHDMDLVFSFADRISVLVNGAMLVEGPPDEVARDPQVKAVYLGEAADV, from the coding sequence ATGACGATTGCGCTGGAAACCAGAGGTTTGGAAAAATCCTTCGGGGGCCTGCGGGTCACCCGCGATCTGTCGTTGAAAGTGGAGCAGGGCGCCCGCCATGCCCTGATCGGGCCGAACGGCGCCGGCAAGACCACCGTCATCAATTTGCTCACCGGCGTGCTCAAGCCCAATGCCGGACAGATCCTGCTCGAAGGCAATGACATCACCAACCTTGCGGTTCACAAGCGGGTGCTGCGCGGGCTGTCGCGCACCTTCCAGATCAATCAGCTCTATGCCGACCTGACCCCGCTCGAAACGATAGGGCTCGCCGTCTCCGAACGTCTCGGCCGCGGCGGCGACTGGTGGCGGCGGATGGGGACGCGGAACGACGTCAACGAGGAGATTGCGGAAACGCTCGGGCGTTTTCACCTGCTTGACGTGATGAACGAACCAACAGCGACGCTGCCCTACGGCAAGCAACGGCTGCTGGAGATCGCGCTTGCGATCGCGACCAAGCCCCGCGTGTTGCTGCTCGACGAACCTGCCGCCGGCGTGCCCGAAAGTGAGCGTCACGACATTCTGGCTGCCGTTGCGGCGCTTCCCCGTGATGTCACGGTGCTGCTGATCGAGCATGACATGGACCTCGTATTCTCGTTCGCCGACCGCATCTCGGTGCTGGTCAACGGCGCCATGCTGGTGGAGGGTCCGCCGGACGAAGTGGCGCGGGATCCGCAAGTGAAGGCGGTCTATCTCGGCGAGGCTGCGGATGTCTGA
- the purU gene encoding formyltetrahydrofolate deformylase — translation MPDHQFVLTLSCPDRPGIVSAVSTFLAHNGQNILDAQQFDDVETKKFFMRVVFTAADLAVELQALQTGFAAIAERFGMDWQMRDRANRRRVMLLVSKSDHCLVDILYRWRTGELEMIPTAIVSNHPRETYSSLDFGDIPFHYMPVTKETKREQEDAVWKLVQDSRTDLVVLARYMQILSDEMSARLSGRCINIHHSFLPGFKGARPYHQAHERGVKLIGATAHYVTRDLDEGPIIDQDVERISHRDTPEDLSRKGRDIERRVLARAMRHHLEDRVILNGRKTVVFMD, via the coding sequence ATGCCCGATCATCAATTCGTCCTGACCCTGTCCTGCCCGGATCGCCCCGGAATCGTTTCCGCGGTGTCGACCTTTCTCGCCCATAACGGGCAGAACATCCTGGACGCCCAGCAGTTCGATGACGTCGAGACCAAGAAATTTTTCATGCGGGTGGTGTTCACCGCCGCCGATCTCGCGGTCGAACTGCAGGCGCTGCAGACGGGATTTGCCGCGATCGCCGAGCGCTTCGGCATGGACTGGCAGATGCGCGACCGCGCCAACCGCCGCCGCGTGATGCTTTTGGTCTCCAAATCGGATCACTGCCTGGTCGACATTCTCTACCGCTGGCGCACCGGCGAGCTCGAGATGATCCCGACCGCGATCGTTTCCAATCATCCGCGCGAGACTTACAGCTCGCTCGATTTCGGCGACATTCCCTTCCACTACATGCCGGTGACCAAGGAAACCAAGCGCGAGCAGGAAGATGCGGTCTGGAAGCTCGTCCAGGACTCCAGGACCGATCTCGTGGTGCTGGCGCGCTACATGCAGATCCTGTCGGACGAAATGTCGGCCAGACTGTCGGGGCGCTGCATCAACATCCACCATTCGTTCCTGCCGGGCTTCAAGGGCGCGCGGCCCTACCACCAGGCCCATGAGCGCGGCGTCAAGCTGATCGGTGCCACCGCGCATTACGTCACCCGCGACCTCGACGAAGGCCCGATCATCGACCAGGACGTCGAGCGCATCAGCCATCGCGACACGCCCGAAGACCTCTCGCGCAAGGGGCGCGACATCGAGCGCCGCGTGCTGGCGCGCGCCATGCGCCATCACCTGGAGGATCGCGTGATCCTCAACGGCCGCAAGACTGTGGTGTTCATGGATTAG
- a CDS encoding ABC transporter ATP-binding protein → MSDLLDIDALRAGYGEAVVLPSMSLSLGEGQVLALLGRNGTGKTTLINSIVGITRRFGGTVALGGQDITAMRPDQRARAGIGWVPQERNIFRSLTVEENMTAVAQPGPWTVDKVYEMFPRLKERRSNFGNQLSGGEQQMLAIGRALTLNPKVLLLDEPTEGLAPIIVEELLKALGTITRSGGICSIIVEQNAQKILGLADRVVILERGAIVHDAASHALKADPAVLERYLGVAGAAAH, encoded by the coding sequence ATGTCTGATCTTCTCGACATCGATGCCTTGCGCGCCGGCTACGGCGAGGCCGTGGTGCTGCCCTCGATGTCGCTTTCGCTCGGCGAGGGCCAGGTGCTGGCGCTGCTCGGGCGCAACGGCACCGGCAAGACCACGCTGATCAATTCGATCGTCGGCATCACCCGTCGTTTCGGCGGCACGGTAGCGCTCGGTGGACAGGACATCACGGCGATGCGCCCGGACCAGCGGGCGCGGGCCGGGATCGGCTGGGTGCCGCAGGAACGCAACATCTTCCGCTCGCTGACGGTCGAGGAGAACATGACCGCGGTGGCCCAGCCGGGTCCGTGGACGGTCGATAAGGTCTACGAGATGTTTCCGCGGCTGAAAGAGCGCCGCAGCAATTTCGGCAACCAGCTATCCGGCGGCGAGCAGCAGATGCTGGCGATCGGCCGCGCGCTGACCCTCAACCCGAAAGTCCTGCTGCTGGACGAGCCGACCGAGGGGCTGGCGCCGATCATCGTTGAGGAATTGTTAAAGGCGCTGGGTACCATCACCCGCTCGGGGGGTATCTGCTCGATCATCGTCGAGCAGAACGCGCAAAAGATTCTGGGGCTGGCCGATCGGGTTGTGATATTGGAACGCGGCGCAATCGTGCATGATGCGGCAAGCCACGCGCTGAAGGCCGATCCTGCGGTGCTCGAACGCTATCTCGGCGTCGCCGGCGCCGCCGCGCACTAG